Proteins encoded within one genomic window of uncultured Desulfobacter sp.:
- a CDS encoding sigma-54 dependent transcriptional regulator produces the protein MQEHILIIEDEQIALKNLEHILLKDGYKVTAVDSGTKGLNLIKSKTFDLIITDYKMKKIDGMQILEHSRELQPYTEVILITGYATVDNAVIAMKEGAYHYIAKPYKIDEVRQIIKQALLKRSLQMENQDLKNQLDQKAKLPEIIGNSPAMRQVKKTIAQVAQTDISVLVLGESGTGKELVARAIHSLSSRKNHEMVAFNCGSFSEDLMANELFGHEKEAFTGAMKTKKGLFEFADRGTVFFDEIGDMPASMQIKILRVIQEKEIMRVGSTQTLDVDLRFIAATHRDLRHEVDQGHFRQDLYFRLNVASIILPALADRKEDIPLLAYHFLAKKNRDMGKKIKEIDRSTMDFLVNYAWPGNVRELENIIERAVAMENSEVIYPEALPDHLTQLAIETYRTAPEGKIPTMKEQEKRYIQWVLEQTNWNKTRAAEIMEIDRVSLWRKIKTFKLE, from the coding sequence ATGCAGGAACACATTCTAATAATCGAAGATGAACAGATCGCCCTTAAAAATCTTGAACATATTCTTCTCAAGGATGGATACAAGGTTACAGCCGTGGACAGTGGCACCAAAGGACTGAATCTTATCAAATCCAAAACTTTTGATCTGATTATCACCGATTATAAGATGAAAAAGATCGACGGCATGCAGATTCTTGAACACAGCCGGGAGCTACAGCCTTACACCGAAGTTATCCTGATTACCGGCTACGCCACCGTGGACAATGCGGTGATCGCCATGAAAGAAGGGGCCTATCATTACATTGCCAAACCTTACAAAATAGATGAGGTCCGGCAGATCATCAAGCAGGCCCTGCTCAAACGATCACTTCAGATGGAAAATCAGGATCTTAAGAACCAGCTCGATCAGAAGGCAAAGCTGCCTGAAATCATCGGTAACAGTCCGGCGATGCGCCAGGTGAAAAAGACCATTGCCCAGGTGGCCCAGACCGATATTTCCGTGTTGGTTTTAGGGGAAAGCGGCACCGGCAAAGAACTTGTGGCAAGGGCGATTCATAGTCTTTCCAGTCGGAAAAACCATGAAATGGTGGCTTTTAATTGCGGGTCATTTTCCGAGGACCTTATGGCCAACGAACTGTTTGGGCATGAAAAAGAGGCGTTCACCGGCGCCATGAAAACCAAAAAAGGCCTGTTCGAGTTTGCAGACCGGGGCACAGTGTTCTTTGATGAAATCGGGGATATGCCGGCCTCCATGCAGATCAAAATCCTGCGGGTGATCCAGGAAAAAGAGATTATGCGGGTGGGCAGTACCCAGACTTTAGACGTGGATTTAAGGTTCATTGCAGCCACCCACAGGGATCTGCGCCATGAGGTCGACCAGGGTCATTTTCGCCAGGACCTCTATTTCCGGCTCAACGTGGCATCCATCATCCTGCCTGCCCTAGCAGACAGAAAAGAGGACATTCCCTTACTGGCCTATCATTTTTTGGCAAAAAAAAATCGGGATATGGGAAAAAAGATCAAAGAAATTGACCGGAGTACCATGGATTTTCTTGTCAATTATGCCTGGCCGGGCAATGTTCGGGAGCTTGAAAACATCATAGAACGTGCTGTGGCCATGGAAAACAGCGAAGTGATATATCCAGAGGCGCTGCCTGACCATCTTACCCAATTGGCCATTGAAACTTACCGCACAGCCCCGGAAGGCAAAATACCCACCATGAAAGAGCAGGAAAAGCGGTATATCCAGTGGGTGCTTGAACAGACCAATTGGAACAAAACCCGGGCTGCAGAAATCATGGAGATTGACCGGGTTTCATTATGGCGCAAGATTAAAACGTTTAAATTGGAATAG